The genome window GGTGACCAATGCCGTTAGACATATCCGGGAACATCCGAAACGGGTCCAGAAGTATCACGACGCTGTCACTGAATCTATGAACCTACTAACGTCTCGCGCCGACGACAGTCTCTACAAACTGGCACACGAAGGACCCGGAACGCTTTACAAAAAGCCGTCGCCGCTCCACTTCTGCGCCGCGGGTGGAGAAACCTTTTTACCTGATAGGGTTGACAGTGCTTATCATCGAAGCTTCTGGAAACTGAAATATCCAGATGTCAACATAAATATGAAGAATGTTGGACCCGACGTTTCCCAAATCGATTGGACATTCATCATCGGTTATGTCTTGAGTCTCATCGCCCTTATTTTCACTTTCGATGCGATCTCCGACGAACGCGAGCACGGCACGCTCCGATTGATGTTGGCAAACTCAATTCCACGACATACGGTGCTGATCGGTAAGTTTTTGGGGGCGTTGATCAGTACGAGCATTCCCTTTATGCTTGCTG of Candidatus Poribacteria bacterium contains these proteins:
- a CDS encoding ABC transporter permease subunit → MWHITKRELYNNLNSLRFALTTVLLLALMVTNAVRHIREHPKRVQKYHDAVTESMNLLTSRADDSLYKLAHEGPGTLYKKPSPLHFCAAGGETFLPDRVDSAYHRSFWKLKYPDVNINMKNVGPDVSQIDWTFIIGYVLSLIALIFTFDAISDEREHGTLRLMLANSIPRHTVLIGKFLGALISTSIPFMLA